The following proteins are co-located in the Oceanimonas sp. GK1 genome:
- a CDS encoding DUF411 domain-containing protein, with the protein MKKVVLSLAALLAAPVLAATGPVTVYKSPTCGCCEDWVAHMRESGFEVNSIDTEHMESIKVRAGVKRELASCHTAHVGGYVIEGHVPAADVKRLLEQQPEVRGLTIPGMPQSAPGMDIPGTPYEVMSFDEQGNTSLFSRYPG; encoded by the coding sequence ATGAAAAAAGTCGTTTTGAGTCTGGCCGCACTGTTGGCGGCGCCGGTGCTGGCCGCCACCGGGCCGGTCACCGTGTACAAGTCGCCCACCTGTGGCTGCTGTGAAGACTGGGTGGCGCACATGCGCGAGTCCGGTTTTGAGGTGAACAGCATCGACACCGAGCACATGGAGTCGATCAAGGTCAGGGCCGGAGTCAAACGGGAGCTGGCATCCTGCCACACTGCCCACGTCGGGGGCTATGTGATTGAAGGGCATGTGCCGGCGGCAGACGTAAAACGGCTGCTGGAGCAGCAGCCCGAGGTGCGCGGCCTGACCATTCCCGGCATGCCCCAGAGCGCGCCGGGCATGGACATTCCCGGCACGCCTTACGAGGTCATGAGCTTTGACGAGCAGGGCAATACCAGCCTGTTCAGTCGTTATCCAGGATAA
- a CDS encoding DUF2500 domain-containing protein, which translates to MDKFVLWAIIIVAFVVLGRQLYRRFYDHIQPQHSLKVVITGKQVREFMGRTRQEETDLPPARINYYVSFRPRSGGREREFQVSEHLYEQLTPNTAGTLVIKGRRFIAFEPDEVILDND; encoded by the coding sequence ATGGACAAGTTCGTGCTCTGGGCCATTATCATCGTCGCCTTCGTGGTGCTCGGCCGGCAGCTGTACCGGCGTTTTTACGACCATATTCAGCCTCAGCACAGCCTCAAGGTGGTGATCACCGGCAAGCAGGTGCGGGAATTCATGGGCCGCACCCGCCAGGAAGAAACCGATCTGCCTCCGGCCCGGATCAATTACTACGTGAGCTTTCGACCCCGGAGCGGCGGTCGGGAGCGGGAGTTCCAGGTCAGCGAGCACCTTTACGAGCAGCTCACTCCCAACACCGCCGGCACCCTGGTGATCAAGGGCCGGCGTTTTATCGCCTTTGAGCCGGACGAAGTTATCCTGGATAACGACTGA
- a CDS encoding M14 family zinc carboxypeptidase: MALLVWVCSGLGWAAVVPLPPLENEHFLVLPDSRDIGHYLAELDQGVEQARLVPLGNSAGGRPVQAMLVSSSPAFLHRYRPEPDKATVLVLAAQHGNEPAGAEAVQRLIRELANGEHSALLERLNLVLVAMANPDGRDLSRRHNANDDNTNIDYVALSAGETRLLVDALQTFDPDLVYDAHESGIWKRVLTKQQGWLTDVEVQFEVGNNPNIDAGLREYTQRYLLPALVQRVTEAGVRAEPYRGEITHLGQIVARGGLGITNLRNYAALQGRVSVLVESRLDNKAGRYPTPRNIAERVRKQHLALLSLLQLAAEDSARLVAVSRQARSGWRGAGEDGRTLWMDVHFGPNAAQPEVWLPLVRLVDGHRQYHAFANHNAIITGEPVVLPPAYGVTRERERMARWLQRHHIRFETVRAPRVLAAERLQIDALLPQPRARPGVREKWRVKARAESARVTLGPGDLLVPTAQPLGPLAALMLDPRSANALYQEPAWRWLAPGPFPVFPVWLNGPGDEQ; this comes from the coding sequence ATGGCGTTACTGGTGTGGGTGTGCAGCGGTCTCGGCTGGGCTGCTGTGGTGCCGCTCCCCCCCCTGGAAAACGAACACTTTTTGGTGTTGCCCGACAGTCGCGACATTGGCCATTACCTTGCCGAGCTCGATCAGGGCGTCGAACAGGCTCGGCTGGTGCCGCTGGGCAACTCCGCCGGCGGCCGGCCGGTGCAGGCCATGCTGGTGTCGTCGTCTCCGGCCTTTTTGCACCGTTACCGGCCCGAGCCGGACAAGGCCACGGTGCTGGTGCTGGCGGCCCAGCACGGCAACGAGCCGGCGGGGGCGGAGGCGGTGCAGCGGCTGATCCGGGAGCTGGCCAATGGTGAGCACAGCGCCCTGCTGGAGCGACTCAACCTGGTGCTGGTGGCCATGGCCAACCCCGACGGGCGGGATCTGTCCCGTCGCCACAACGCCAACGACGACAATACCAATATTGACTATGTGGCGCTCAGCGCCGGCGAAACCCGCCTGCTGGTGGATGCCCTGCAGACCTTTGATCCGGATCTGGTGTACGACGCCCACGAGTCCGGCATCTGGAAGCGGGTGCTCACCAAACAGCAGGGCTGGTTGACCGACGTGGAAGTGCAGTTCGAGGTGGGCAACAACCCCAATATTGATGCCGGCCTGCGGGAGTATACCCAGCGGTATTTGCTGCCGGCGCTGGTGCAGCGGGTGACGGAGGCCGGCGTGCGGGCCGAGCCCTACCGGGGTGAAATTACGCACTTGGGGCAGATCGTGGCCCGGGGCGGGCTGGGCATCACCAACCTGCGCAACTACGCGGCCCTGCAGGGGCGGGTATCGGTGCTGGTGGAAAGCCGGCTCGACAACAAGGCGGGCCGTTACCCCACGCCGCGCAACATTGCCGAGCGAGTGCGCAAGCAGCACCTGGCGCTGCTGAGCCTGTTGCAGCTGGCCGCCGAAGACAGTGCCCGGCTGGTGGCGGTGTCGCGGCAAGCCCGCAGCGGCTGGCGGGGAGCCGGGGAAGACGGTCGCACCCTGTGGATGGATGTGCATTTCGGCCCCAACGCAGCGCAACCCGAGGTATGGCTGCCGCTGGTACGGCTGGTCGATGGCCATCGCCAATACCATGCCTTTGCCAATCACAATGCCATTATCACCGGCGAGCCGGTGGTACTGCCGCCGGCCTATGGGGTGACCCGGGAGCGGGAGCGCATGGCCCGCTGGCTGCAACGGCATCATATTCGCTTTGAGACGGTGCGGGCGCCGCGCGTGCTGGCGGCGGAGCGGCTGCAGATTGATGCCCTGCTGCCTCAGCCCCGGGCCCGGCCCGGGGTGCGGGAAAAGTGGCGGGTCAAGGCCAGGGCCGAATCCGCGCGGGTGACCCTGGGGCCTGGCGACTTGCTGGTGCCCACGGCGCAACCCCTGGGACCGCTGGCGGCGCTGATGCTGGATCCGCGTTCGGCCAATGCCCTGTATCAGGAGCCGGCGTGGCGCTGGCTGGCGCCGGGCCCCTTTCCGGTCTTTCCGGTGTGGCTGAACGGGCCCGGCGACGAGCAATAG
- a CDS encoding SirB2 family protein, with product MSYFAVKHAHMMFAMISIVLFMLRAWLAVPSPARISNKLLKILPHVNDTLLLLCGIWLAVSLNQIPFGNSPWLTAKVVGLVLYIIVGTIAIKRGKTQGQRLVAALAAIAIFAYIYGAAVSKSPLSWLAL from the coding sequence ATGTCATACTTTGCCGTCAAGCATGCGCACATGATGTTCGCCATGATCAGCATAGTGCTGTTTATGCTGAGAGCCTGGCTGGCCGTGCCTTCTCCCGCCCGGATCAGCAACAAGCTGCTGAAAATACTGCCCCACGTCAACGACACCCTGCTGCTGCTGTGCGGCATCTGGCTGGCGGTCAGCCTTAACCAGATCCCCTTTGGCAACAGCCCCTGGCTCACCGCCAAGGTCGTGGGCCTGGTGCTGTACATCATTGTCGGCACCATCGCCATCAAGCGCGGCAAAACTCAAGGGCAGCGGCTGGTGGCGGCGCTGGCCGCCATCGCCATCTTTGCCTACATCTACGGCGCCGCCGTCAGCAAGTCGCCGCTGTCCTGGCTGGCACTGTAA